CCGATCTCAATCCAGCCACGTTCATTGATCCATTCGGCAATCGTCGGGAATGATTGCTCAAAGTTGAATGGAGTCTGCGGTACGGCTTTCGCTGTGGCTGGCTTTTGTGTTAAAGATTTGTTGAGCGAATTCTTCTTCGGCATCGTACTATCTCTTCTCCAACTCTTTCGCTTGTTGCTCTGCGGGCGCAATGACCTTGTCGCTGAGCGAAGGGAGGAAATCCGCGATATTGATTGTGTGGGTTAGGTTTCTTTTCCTTGATGAAGCGCAACGTAAATGGCGGCGGCGATCCCTAGGCGACGGTCAAGGAGATGCGCGGCATCCATGCTGAAATCAATCACCAACTCGTAACTCATCATCTTGACCTTTTGGCGCAATTCCGCCACGAGCGTATCCCCGACCGTGATATTCATTTGTTGCGGCAGATCGTTGCCCAGCATCTGGCGTAAGATGGACTGCCCCATGCTTTTTTCAAACACCTTGCCGATTGGTTTGTCCTCCGCATCCGTGATGTGCCAGGCATCTTTGACAATCTCAGAGACGGTATCCGCCGCCATACCTAGCCCGCCAATCTTTTGTCCAGTTTCGGCGTCAATCACCTCAGTGTGAAATAACTTGTTATCGCTTTGCTTGAGCGTTAGAATTTCTTGTTTCTTTTGTTCGTCCGTCCACGCGTGCGTCGTCACATCGGGCGGAATCCACTGGGATTTTTCTTCGATGAAGAGCAAGGGAGTGTCGTTTTGCGAACCATAGAGGCGATACTTGGCACTGATCGCCAGTCCCTGTCGTTTGAGAACGTACCCCGATTGCGAAAATACAGCGTGCATAATGGTCATCTCCTTGTTAAAGCGGGTTCAAGTTTTTGCGATTCAGGTCGGCGACTCGTCGCACAATGGAACCAGAATCAGCGATATATAATTGGGCGAGTAAATTTTGTGCGGATCGTCTTTTATCGTTTTGCAACCATGGGCTTGATCGTATCCCAGGCGACGCCTCCGACACAAAAAAGCCCGAACAGAATACCAACGATTCCATTGAACGTCATTTCCCCTCGTGAAGTAATCGTGCTACCGGGCGAACTGGGGTCATAATACACGGTGATTTCTTGTCCCGGTTCATATTTGTCCGTCCCGTTAAAGGAATCGGAATAGCGGGTGTTGCCTACCTGGTACTCGTACATCCCGCTGTAGTAGATTCCATCCTTCGCTGACACCGGCGCCAAGATTTTTGCCGGCACGCTGAGCCAACTCGAAGTATTTGTTCGCAGTGCGTCAAGCCCCCAAACAATGATTGCCACGCCAAAC
This sequence is a window from Chloroflexota bacterium. Protein-coding genes within it:
- a CDS encoding DUF3592 domain-containing protein, giving the protein MKNTTTSLVIKIFVVVFGVAIIVWGLDALRTNTSSWLSVPAKILAPVSAKDGIYYSGMYEYQVGNTRYSDSFNGTDKYEPGQEITVYYDPSSPGSTITSRGEMTFNGIVGILFGLFCVGGVAWDTIKPMVAKR